The proteins below are encoded in one region of Engystomops pustulosus chromosome 8, aEngPut4.maternal, whole genome shotgun sequence:
- the LOC140075555 gene encoding uncharacterized protein produces the protein MSVWCRDNVTSGSEEHLICPDIIADDSSSALHNDLSSDSGTLGIGSERSQTNRHKRTHQRDERPRSHPREKPFSCLECGKDFNHKSRLVIHERTHTGEEPFSCSQCGKGFNHKSHLVVHERTHTGEKPFPCPECGKCFIRKSVLIEHERIHTGVKPFSCTECGKCFIQKSALITHRRIHTGEKPFSCSECGKCFSLNGVLKIHKRIHTGEKTFLCSECGKSFNNKADLVKHERIHTGEKPFSCSQCGKCFIQKSGLIEHERNHTGEKPFSCSECGKCFNRKTHLIHHERTHTGEKPFSCSECDKCFIKKSNLVIHERVHTGEKPFSCSKCGKCFTHKSSLVKHERIHTGEKPFSCSKCGKCFTHKSSLVKHERIHTGEKPFSCSECGKYFADKSSLVQHERIHTGEKPFSCSECGKRFNWKTNLVQHERIHTGEKSFSCSECGKCFTHKLSLVQHERIHTGEKSFSCAECGKCFSQKTSLVQHERIHTGEKPFSCAECGKCFNRETHLVQHERLHTGEKSFSCSECGKCFTHKLSLVQHERIHTGEKPFSCSECGKCFTQKTHLVKHERIHTGEKPFSCSECGKCFTQKTSLVQHERIHTGEKPFSCLECEKCFSKKSNLVHHERTHTGEKPFSSL, from the exons atgtctgtttg Gtgcagag ATAACGTCACCTCcggctcagaggaacatctgatatgtCCTGATATTATAGCTGATGATTCAAGCTCAGCCCTTCACAATGATCTATCATCGGATTCTGGTACATTGGGCATCGGTTCTGAGAGATCACAGACTAATAGACATAAAAGAACTCACCAACGAGATGAACGTCCAAGAAGTCACCccagggagaagccgttttcatgtttagaatgtggaaaagATTTTAATCACAAATCACGCCTTGTTatacatgagagaactcacacaggagaggaaccattttcatgttcacaatgtggcaaaggttttaatcacaaatcacatcttgttgtgcatgagagaactcacacaggggagaagccatttccatgccccgaatgtggcaaatgttttattcggAAATCAGTTCTTATCGAACACGAGCGAATCCACACAGGGGTAAAGCCGTTTTCCTGcacagaatgtggtaaatgttttattcagaaatCAGCTCTTATTACACAtaggagaattcacacaggggagaagccattttcatgttctgaatgtggcaaatgtttttctCTAAATGGGGTGCTCAAAATacataagagaattcacacaggggagaaaacaTTTTTGTGTTCTGAGTGTGGCAAAAGTTTTAATAATAaagcagatcttgttaaacatgagagaattcacacaggggagaagccattttcatgctcacaatgtggcaaatgttttattcagaaatCGGGTCTTATTGAAC ATGAGAgaaatcacacaggggagaaaccgttttcatgttcagaatgtggaaaatgttttaatcgGAAAACACACCTTATTCATcacgagagaactcacacaggggagaagccgttttcatgttcagaatgtgacaaatgttttattaagaaatcaaatcttgtgATACATGAAAgagttcacacaggggagaagccgttttcatgttcaaaatgtggaaaatgttttactcataaatcaagtcttgttaagcatgagagaattcacacaggggagaagccgttttcatgttcaaaatgtggaaaatgttttactcataaatcaagtcttgttaagcatgagagaattcacacaggggagaaaccattttcatgttcagaatgtggaaaatattttgctgataaatcaagtcttgttcagcatgagagaattcacacaggggagaaaccgttttcatgttcagaatgtggaaaacgtTTTAATTGGAAAACAAatcttgttcagcatgagagaattcacacaggagagaagtcattttcatgttcagaatgtggaaaatgttttactcataaactaagtcttgttcagcatgagagaattcacacaggggagaaatcgttttcatgtgcagaatgtggcaaatgtttttctcaaaaaacaagtcttgttcagcatgagagaattcacacaggggagaaaccgttttcatgtgcagaatgtggaaaatgttttaatcgGGAAACACatcttgttcagcatgagagacttcacacaggagagaagtcattttcatgctcagaatgtggaaaatgttttactcataaattaagtcttgttcagcatgagagaattcacacaggggagaaaccgttttcatgttcagaatgtggcaaatgttttacacaaaaaacgc ACCTTgtgaaacatgagagaattcacacaggagagaagccgttttcatgttcagaatgtggcaaatgttttactcaaaaaaCAAGTCTTGtacagcatgagagaattcacacaggggagaaaccgttttcatgtttagaatgtgaaaaatgttttagtaagaaatcaaatcttgttcaccatgagagaactcacacaggggagaaaccattttcaagtCTTTAA